GTCCTGGCTTGAGGGAGCAGTGAGCGGCGCAACGGTTTTGCCGTCGGCGCCCTTGCTATAGAGATCGAAATCCGAATTGATCGGCACAAGATTTTTGTCCTTGCGCATGTTGTGCCCTTGGACTTTGTGTCGGCCCCTTCGATCTTCAGATACTCGTAAGCGTTGCCCCGACGAGTCGTTTAGACTGAGCGCGGGGATATCCGTGAGTGCGCTTGGATAGGTCTCGTTCGACGATTTGTAGGCTTGAATCTTGTTGTCGAGAACGCGGAGGTCGTTGATCGCGATATTTACCCTCTGTTGATCACGATATTTGTTAAACGCCGGGATCACAAATCGCCGTTAGTGCGCCGAGGATGGTTATAGCTACCAGCAGCTCAATAAGCGTAAACGCTTCGCTATCCCTCTTTACCACGTTTTTTCGGGGTTCTGTGTTTTTCTTGGGGGGGGGGGGGCAAGTG
The Deltaproteobacteria bacterium DNA segment above includes these coding regions:
- a CDS encoding prepilin-type N-terminal cleavage/methylation domain-containing protein, which translates into the protein MVKRDSEAFTLIELLVAITILGALTAICDPGV